From Polynucleobacter sp. JS-JIR-II-b4, a single genomic window includes:
- the metK gene encoding methionine adenosyltransferase yields the protein MANDYFFTSESVSEGHPDKVADQISDSILDAILAQDPTARVAAETLCNTGLVVLAGEITTNANVDYIQVARNTLREIGYDNTDYGIDYKGCAVLVAYDKQSPDIAQGVDKAHDDGLDQGAGDQGLMFGYACDETAELMPLPIHLSHRLVERQSQLRRDGRLNWLRPDAKSQVTLRYVDGKPDSIDTVVLSTQHDEEISLEKLREAVIEEIIKPVLPKHLIKGAINFLVNPTGRFVIGGPQGDCGLTGRKIIVDTYGGAAPHGGGAFSGKDPSKVDRSAAYAGRYVAKNVVAAGLASKCLIQISYAIGVAKPTSVMVSTFGTGKISDEKIAQLVSEHFDLRPKGIVKMLNLLRPIYKKTAAYGHFGREEPEFTWEQTDKAAALRAAAGL from the coding sequence ATGGCAAATGATTACTTCTTTACCTCAGAATCCGTTTCTGAAGGTCACCCCGATAAAGTAGCAGACCAAATCTCTGATTCGATTCTCGACGCCATCTTGGCTCAAGATCCAACAGCACGCGTTGCTGCAGAAACTTTGTGCAACACCGGCTTAGTTGTTTTGGCTGGTGAAATTACTACTAACGCCAACGTTGACTACATCCAAGTTGCGCGTAATACCTTGCGTGAAATTGGTTACGACAACACTGACTACGGTATCGACTACAAAGGTTGTGCAGTATTGGTTGCTTACGACAAGCAAAGTCCTGATATCGCTCAAGGTGTTGATAAAGCCCATGATGACGGCTTAGATCAAGGTGCTGGCGACCAAGGCCTCATGTTTGGTTACGCTTGTGATGAAACTGCAGAGCTCATGCCTTTGCCAATTCACTTGTCACATCGCTTGGTTGAGCGTCAATCACAGTTGCGTCGCGATGGTCGTTTGAACTGGTTGCGTCCTGATGCGAAGTCACAAGTGACATTGCGTTATGTGGATGGCAAGCCTGATTCTATTGATACTGTTGTGTTGTCTACTCAACACGATGAAGAAATTTCTCTCGAAAAATTACGTGAAGCAGTCATCGAAGAAATCATCAAACCAGTATTGCCTAAGCATTTGATCAAAGGCGCTATTAATTTCTTGGTAAACCCAACTGGACGTTTTGTTATCGGCGGCCCACAGGGCGATTGTGGTTTAACTGGTCGCAAAATTATTGTGGACACCTACGGTGGTGCAGCTCCTCACGGCGGCGGCGCTTTCTCTGGTAAAGATCCATCTAAGGTTGACCGTTCTGCTGCATACGCTGGACGTTATGTTGCGAAGAACGTGGTTGCTGCTGGTTTGGCAAGCAAGTGCTTGATTCAGATCTCCTATGCGATTGGTGTTGCTAAACCAACCTCAGTCATGGTGAGCACTTTTGGTACTGGCAAGATTTCGGACGAGAAGATTGCTCAATTGGTTTCTGAGCACTTTGACTTGCGTCCAAAGGGTATCGTGAAGATGTTGAATCTCTTGCGCCCAATTTACAAGAAGACAGCTGCTTATGGCCACTTTGGTCGTGAAGAGCCAGAATTTACTTGGGAGCAAACAGATAAAGCGGCAGCATTACGTGCTGCAGCAGGTCTGTAA